One Miscanthus floridulus cultivar M001 chromosome 11, ASM1932011v1, whole genome shotgun sequence DNA window includes the following coding sequences:
- the LOC136494771 gene encoding uncharacterized protein — protein MKSSRAVVLVLLLAIAMASCRLSLAGHDHESSTSIAAILGRDLRGFIARAAGNLFRSDGGASWRAANVTAADNGEAKNLRAVAASRRRRPAARKSAGSGGSGGAGCVSAAACRKRRVICGKRCYDGASASSRAVSLNHVPSRCVVKCRKCVPTC, from the coding sequence ATGAAGAGCTCGCGCGCCGTAGTGCTGGTGCTCCTGCTGGCGATCGCCATGGCGAGCTGCAGGCTCTCGCTCGCCGGCCACGACCACGAGAGCAGCACCAGCATCGCGGCCATCCTCGGCCGCGACCTGCGGGGGTTCATCGCCAGGGCCGCCGGCAACCTCTTCAGATCGGACGGCGGCGCCAGCTGGCGCGCCGCGAACGTCACCGCCGCCGATAATGGCGAGGCGAAGAACCTGAGGGCCGTGGCGGCGTccaggaggcggcggcccgccgCCAGGAAGTCCGCCGgctccggcggcagcggcggcgcgggctgCGTCAGCGCCGCGGCGTGCCGGAAGAGGCGGGTGATCTGCGGCAAGCGGTGCTACGACGGCGCCTCCGCCTCCTCGCGCGCCGTCAGCCTCAACCACGTCCCGTCACGGTGCGTCGTCAAGTGCAGGAAGTGCGTGCCCACCTGCTAG